taaaattgggggaggggtcttggAATTGAGGGAGGGGTCCCGagaattgggggagagggggggaaaaaattgggggaggggtcctggaatttcgggggggtcctggaaattgggggaggggtcctggaaattgggggaggggggaaaagttgggggaggggtcctggaacttggggaggggtcctggaattttgggggtcctggaaattgggggaggggtcctggaaattgggggaggggtcccaaaaattgggggaggggtcctggaattttggggggtcctggaattttgggggggtcctaaaattgggggaggggtcctggaattgggggaggggtcccaaaaattgggggaggggtcttggAATTGAGGGAGGGGTCCCGagaattgggggagagggggggaaaattgggggaggggtcctggaattttggggggtcctaaaaattgggggggggggtcctggaacttggggaggggtcctggaatttcgggggggtcctggaaattgggggaggggtcctggaaattgggggaggggggaaaagttgggggaggggtcctggaattttgggggttcctggaattttggggggtcctggaaattgggggaggggtcccaaaaattgggggagAGGTCTTGGAATTGAGGGAGGGGTCCCGagaattgggggaggggggggaaaaattgggggaggggtcctggaattttggggggtcctggaattttggggggggagggtcctaaaaattgggggaggggtcctggaacttggggaggggtcctggaattttgggggggtcctggaattgggggaggggtcctggaactttggggaggggtcccagaagttggggaggggtcctggaaaattgggggaggggtcctggaattttgggcggtcctggaattttggggggggtcctaaaattgggggaggggtcctggaattgggggaggggtcccaaaaCGTGGGGAGGAgtcttggaattttggggggtcctaaaaattgggggggggggtcctggaacttggggaggggtcctggaatttcgggggggtcctggaaattggggaggggtcccaaaacttgggggaggggtcctggaattttgggggtcctggaattttgggggggggtcctggaattgggggaggggtcctggaatTTTAGGGGGGTTTCTGGaattggggggaggggtcctggaattttaggggggtcctggaattttggggggggtcctaaaattgggggaggggtcccaaaaattgggggaggggtctcaaaacttggggaggggtcctggaaattgggggcagggggaaaagTTGGGGGAGGagtcctggaattttggggggtcttggaattttggggggggtcctaaaattgggggaggggtcccaaaaattgggggaggggggtaaaaattgggggaggggtcctggaattttgggggaggggtccccagaattgggggagggggggaagttgggggaggggtcttggaattttgggggttcctggaattttgggggaggggtcctaaaattgggggaggggtcccaaaaCTTGGGGGAGGGAtcctggaaatttggggggtcctggaattgggggaggggtcccaaaaattgggggagggaggggcaaAACtgggggacccctcccccaacttTGAGACCACTCCCCCAAttttgggacccctcccccaatttcgggacccctcccccaattttgggacccctcccccaattctgggacccctcccccaattttgGGACCCCGCCCCCAAttccgggacccctcccccaatcctgggacccctcccccaattttgggacccctcccccaatttcaggacccctcccccaactttgggacccctcccccaattccgggacccctcccccaactcTGGGGCCCCTCCCCCAACTTTGGGACCGCTCCCCCAATTTTGGGTTCCCCTCCCCCAactctgggacccctcccccaattttgagacccctcccccaattttggggcccctcccccaattccaggacccctcccccaattccaggacccctcccccaactttgagacccctcccccaattccgggacccctcccccaactttgggacccctcccccaattttgGGTTCCCCTCCCCCAActctgagacccctcccccaattccgggacccctcccccaatcctgggacccctcccccaattctgtgacccctcccccaactttgagaccccctcccccaatttttcccccctcccccaattctgggacccctcccccaattccggggcccctcccccaagttttcccccctcccccaattttgGGTCCCTCCCCCAAttctgggacccctcccccaattttgagacccctcccccaattttggggcccctcccccaattccaggacccctcccccaattccaggacccctcccccaactttgagacccctcccccaattccgggacccctcccccaactttgggacccctcccccaattttgGGTTCCCCTCCCCCAActctgagacccctcccccaattccgggacccctcccccaatcctgggacccctcccccaattctgtgacccctcccccaactttgagacccctcccccaatttttcccccctcccccaattctgggacccctccccccaattccggggcccctcccccaagttttcccccctcccccaattttgGGTCCCTCCCCCAAttctgggacccctcccccaattttgggacccctcccccaatttttcccccctcccccaattccggggcccctccccccattgttttgcccctcccccctcccccagcccctccccccagccAGGAGCCCTCCCCTAATTAGCCCAGACGAGGCTAACGAGGATTAATTAATtaagggctggagcagcggtgggggaggggcgggagggggaggggctccaatccttcccctcccccaccccagggcCGCGTTGTCTTAATTAATTCATTCGTTAATTAACGGTTGTGCGGTTTTTAGGGGTTAATTAAGGGTTGgttaattaaagaaaagggaaaattaagaatttttttggggggggagaggggaaaattCAATTTTTGGGGCTAAAATTTGggtgaaaaaatgggggaattaattaatttcatttttttaatgaaaattaattaattaaaaaaaaacgaAACCAAAAtttggaaatttaaaaatttgaaattaaagccccccccaaaaaaaggaaaatggagatttttagaaattaaaaggCATTTAAATTTGTTTAAATTCATGCAAATTCATGCAAATTCATGCAAATTTATTCCGATTCGTTTAATGAAAGCCAAAATGTTGGAGAGAAAAacgaaaattaattttttggacttaaaatttttaatgaatCTACCAGGAAACGCTTTTAAATAAAggaattaaatttaattaaaaaattaaagggaatttttaaaaaaaaatccaaatttttgGGGAAGAattcttgaaataaaaattttaaaaaaatcaagaaatattaaaataaaattaaaaaaccccgaaatttcttttttttttggatttaaGTTGGAGTTGAATTTCcagaaatggaatttttttttttcgagTGAAAAGTTGAAAATTTGATGAAAATTTGGATTTTTCAAATGAAAGTTGAAATTTTAGGTAAaaatggaggtttttttggaaataaaaattgactttttttaaaataaaaatcgggatttttttaggaaataaaaatcgactttttaaataaaaactggattattttaaattaaaattgaagtttgaaataaaaatggatttttttcataaaaattggaattttttaggaaataaaaattgacattttaaataaaaaatggatttttcaaaaaataaaaatttaagttttaaagaaaaccaaaatttttaaactgaaaattgaaattttaaataaaaacggAGTTTTTAGGAAATTAAAAATCggcatttttaataaaaattggattttttaaatggaaattgaaattttaaataaaaatggatttttctaACATAAAAATCGACATTTTAAgtaaaaaatggatttttttttaaattaaaatttaggtTTTATGtaaaaccaaaatttttaaactgaaaactgaaattttcGATAAAAACGGAATTTTTAGGAAACAAAAATTGACATTTTTACGAAAAATTGgattttttaactgaaaatcgacattttaaataaaaccgGATTTTTTAGGAAATAgaaatttgttttaaacaaaaccaacatttttaaactgaaaccTGAAATTTTCGATAAAAACGGAATTTTTAGGAAACAAAAACtggcatttttaataaaaaccggaattttttaatggaaacggaaattttaaataaaaccggattttttagggaattaAAAATCGACATTTTCCTTCAAACCGGGAAATTCCCAAGAATTAAAAAATTCGGGGCTCTTGACTGAAAATTGGAATTTGGATTAAAACCGGCGCTTTGGGGCCGAAAAATTGGGATTTCCGTTAATTAACGACTTTTAATTGGGGCTCAATCGACACGTTTGGGGTGTCCCCTATGGAATTCATCCCatatttggggtgtcccctataggatttctcccaaatttggggtgttCCCTATAGGATTTATCCCatatttggggtgtcccctatAGGATTTCTCCCATATTTGGGATTTCTCCCatatttggggtgtcccctatAGGATTCATCCCatatttggggtgtcccctatAGGATTTCTCCCACATTTGGGATTTCTCCCAcatttggggtgtcccctatAGGATTTCTCCCATATTTGGGGTGTCTCCTATAGGATTCATCCCATATTTGGGATTTCTCCCatatttggggtgtcccctatGGAATTCATCCCatatttggggtgtcccctatgggatttctcccaaatttggggtgttCCCTATAGGATTTCTGCCATATTTAGGATTTCTCCCATATTTGGGGTGTTCCCTATAGGATTTATCCCGTATTTATTTAAGGTGTCCCCTATAGGATTTCTCCCATATTTGGGGTGTTCCCTATAGGATTTATCCCatatttggggtgtcccctatGGAATTCATCCCatatttggggtgtcccctatGGAATTCATCCCATATTTGGGGTGTTCCCTATAGGATTTCTGCCATATTTAGGATTTCTCCCATATTTGGGGTGTCCCATATTTAGGATTTCTCCCATATTTGGGGTGTCCCTATAGGATTTCTCCCATATTTGGGGTGTTCCCTATAGGATTTCTGCCATATTTAGGATTTCTCCCatatttggggtgtcccctatAGGATTTATCCCATATTTATTTAAGGTGTCCCCTATAGGATTTCTCCCACATTTAGGGTGTTCCCTATAGGATTTCTCCCatatttggggtgtcccctatAGGATTTCTCCCATATTTGGGATTTCTCCCatatttggggtgtcccctatAGGATTCATCCCATATTTGGGATGTTCCCTATAGGATTTATCCCATATTTAGGATTTCTCCCACATTTGGGGTGTTCCCTATAGCATTTATCCCATATTTATTTAAGGTGTCCCCTATaggatttttcccaaatttggggtgttCCCTATAGGATTTCTCCCATATTTGGGGTGTTCCCTATAGGATTTCTGCCATATTTAGGATTTCTCCCatatttggggtgtcccctatAGGATTTATCCCATATTTGGGATTTATCCCATATTTGGGGTGTCCCTTATAGGGTCTGTCCCCTATAGGATTTCTCCCATATTTGGGATTTCTCCCatatttggggtgtcccctatAGGATTTCTCCATATTTGGGGTGTCCCTTATAGGCTCAGTCCCATATAGGATTTATCCCCTATAGGATTAACCCCTCCCTGCCCGTGTCCCCTATAGGCTCAGTCCCCTATAGGACCGATCCCCTATAGGATGGATCCCCTATAGGACCGATCCCCTATAGCATTAACCCCTCCCTGCCCGTGTCCCCTATAGGCTCAGTCCCCTATAGGACCGATCCCCTATAGCATTAACCCCTCCCCGCCCGTGTCTGGCAGATGCCGCCGGCTCCGttcccgctgctgctgctgccgctgctgctgggccCCGCCCGCGGCGCCGTCCGCGTCAACCTCACCGAAGGtaccgccggccccgcgcccgctcCCGAATTCCTGGGGCCCTTCCCGAACTTCCGGGGCCGTTCCCGACTCTTAGGGGCCGTTCCCGACTTTTTGGAGGCTGTTCCCAAACTTCCGGGGCCGTTCCCGACTCTTAGGGGCTAGTCCCGAGCTTTTGGGGCCCTTCCCGAACTTCCGGGGCCCTTCCCGACTTTTTGGAGGCCGTTCCCAAACTTTTGGGGCCGTTCCCAAACTTCCAGGGCCATTCCCGACTTTTTGGGGCCAATCCCGAACTTTTGGGGCTGTTCCCAAACTTCCGAGGCCATTCCCGACTTTTTGGAGGCCGTTCCCAAACTTCCGGGGCCGTTCCCGACTCTTAGGGGCCAATCCCGAACTTTTGAGGCCGTTCCCAAACTTCCGGGGCCGTTCCCGACTCTTAGGGGCTAGTCCCGAACtttttggggccgttcccaAACTTCCGAGGCCGTTCCCGACTTTTTGGAGGCCGTTCCCAAACTTCCGGGGCCGTTCCCGACTCTTAGGGGCTAGTCCCGAGCTTTTGGGGCCGTTCCCAAACTTCCGAGGCCGTTCCCAACTTTTTGGGGCTGTTCCCGACtttttggggccgttcccaACTTTTTGGGGCCAATCCCGAACTTCTGGGGCTATTCCCAAACTTTTCGGGCCATTCCCAAACTTTTCGGGCCATTCCCAactttttggggccattcccaAACTTTTCGGGCCATTCCCAactttttggggccattcctgAACGTTTTGGGATCATTCCCAACTTTTTGGGGCCAATCCCGAagttttggggccgttcccgACTTTTTGGGGCCAATCCCGAAGTTTTCGGGTCATTCCCAAACTTCCAGGGCCGTTCCCAAACTTTTCGGGTCATTCCCAAGTTTCCGGGGCCGTTCCCAAACTTTTTGGGCCACTCCCAAATTTCCGGGGCTGTTCCCAAACTTTTTGGGCCAATCCCAAACTTCTGGAGCCAATCCCGAACTTTTCGGGCCATTCCCAAACTTCCGAGGCCGTTCCCAactttttggggccattcccgactttttggggccgttcccaACTTTTTGGGGTCAATCCCAAACTTCTGGGGCCATTCCCAAACTTTTCGGGCCATTCCCAactttttggggccattcccgAACATTTTGGGGCCAATCCCGAACTTCTGGAGCCAATCCCAAACTTTTCGGGCCATTCCCAAACTTCCGAGGCCGTTCCCAACTTTTTGGGGCCAATCTCGAAGTTTTGGGGCCAATCCCAAACTTCTGGGGCCATTCCCAAACTTTTCGGGCCATTCCCAactttttggggccattcccgAACGTTTTGGGGCAGTTCCTGAACGTTTTGGGAtcattcccaaattttggggccAATCCCGAACTTCTGGAGCCAATCCCAAACTTTTCAGGCCATTCCCAAACTTCCAGGGCCGTTCCCAAATTTTTCGGGGCCATTCCCAAATTTCCGGGGCCGTTCCCAAACTTTTTGGGCCACTCCCAAATTTCCGGGGCTGTTCCCAAACTTCTGGGGCCAATCCCGAACTTTTCGGGCCATTCCCAAACTTCCGAGGCCGTTCCCAACtttttggggccgttcccgactttttggggccgttcccgACTTTTTGGGGCCAATCCCAAACTTCTGGAGCCATTCCCAAACTTTTCAGGGCATTCCCAactttttggggccattcccaactttttggggccattcccgAACGTTTTGGGGCAGTTCCTGAACGTTTTGGGATCATTCCCAACTTTTTGGGGCCAATCCCGAACTTTTCGGGCCATTCCCAAACTTCCAGGGCCATTCCCGAGTTTTCGGGGCCAATCCTGAATTTTTGGGGCCAATCCCAAACATTTCGGGCCATTCCCAACTTTTTGGGGCCAATCCCAAACTTCCGGGGCCATTCCCAAACGTTTTGGGCCCTTCCCGAACTTTTATGGCCAATCTTGAACCTTTTGGGGCCAATCCTGAATTTTTGGGGCCAATCCCAAACTtttccctcccaaaccccacattttcctccccaaaccccaaatttcctcccCAATCCCACATTTTTTGGTGTCCCCAACGCTTCCAGATCCATCTTTTGGCTCCCAATCCCAaattttcctccccaaaccccaaattttcccccccaaaccccgaattttcctccccaaatcccacatttccctccccaaaccccacattttccccccaaatcccaaatttccccccccaaaccccacaattCCCTCCCTAAACcccacattttccccccaaatcccacattttcctccccaaatcccataatttccccccaaaccccacattttcctcccaaaccccacaattcctccccaaaccccacaatttcctccccaatcccaaatttccccccccaaaccccacaattccctccccaaaccccacattttcctccccaaatcccacattttccgccaaaccccacattttcctctccaaaccccaaatttcctcccCAATCCCACATTTTTTGGTGTCCCCAACACTTCCAGATCAATCTTTTTGCTCCCAATCCCAaattttcctccccaaaccccaaattttcccccccaaaccccacattttcctccccaatcccaaatttccccccaaaccccacatttccctccccaaaccccacaattccctccccaaaccccaaattttccccccaaaccccaaattttcctccccaaaccccacaatttcctccccaatcccaaactttcccccccaaaccccaaattttcccccccaaaccccaaattttcctcccaaatcccacaattcccccccaaaccccaaatttccctccccaatcccaaatttccctccccaaaccccaaattttcctccccaaaccccacaatttcctccccaatcccaaatttccacccccaaaccccaaattttcctccccaaaccccacattttcctccccaaaccccaaatttttccccccaaaccccacaattCCCTCCCTAAACCCCACATTTTcctccccaatcccaaatttccccccaaaccccacaatttCCTCCCCAATCCCACatattttcccccccaaaccccaaatttccctccccaatcccaaatttccacccccaaaccccagattttcctccccaaaccccaaactttccctccccaaaccccaaattttccccccaaaccccaaatttccccccccaaaccccacatttccctccccaaaccccaaatttccccccccaaaccccaaattttcctccccaaaccccacaattccctccccaatcccacatttttcccccccaaaccccaaatttccctccccaaaccccaaattttcccccccaaaccccaaattttccctccccaaaccccacacatcccacatttccctccccccccaggcTGCCAGATCATCCACCCGCCGCGGGACGGGGGGATCCGGTACCGGGGGCTGACGCCGGAGGAAGTCCGGAGCGTGCGGTTCCTGCCCTTCGACTACGAGATCGAGTACGTCTGCCGGCCCGAGCGCGAGATCGTGGGGCCCAAGGTGCGCAAGTGCCAGCGCGACGGCACCTGGACGGCCATGGGCCACCCCAGCCGCTGCCGTGAGTGCCACCGCGGCGTCCCGCGGGCTCGGCGGCACCCGCGGGTGCCACCTCGGGGGCGGGTGTCGGCGACGTTTTGGTTTCGGGGGCGTTTCCGGGTCGGGAGAGGGTTCGGTGGCGTTGGCGGGCGTGGGATCGGCGgtggcgggggcgggggcggggttGGGGGTGGTGTCGTTGTCCTGGCGATGTCCCGTCAATGTCATCGTCCCGTCAATGTCACCGTCCCGTCAATGTCATCATCTTGTCGATGTCCCATCGGTGTCAGCGTTGATGTCACCATCCCGTCGATGTCAATGCCCCATCAATGTCATCATCCCATCAATGTCCCATCGGTGTCACCGTTGATGTCCCCATCCTGTCAATGTCAATGTCCCATTGAGGTCAATGTCCCATCAATGTCATCAT
This is a stretch of genomic DNA from Aphelocoma coerulescens isolate FSJ_1873_10779 unplaced genomic scaffold, UR_Acoe_1.0 HiC_scaffold_687, whole genome shotgun sequence. It encodes these proteins:
- the LOC138102301 gene encoding gamma-aminobutyric acid type B receptor subunit 1-like; this translates as MPPAPFPLLLLPLLLGPARGAVRVNLTEGCQIIHPPRDGGIRYRGLTPEEVRSVRFLPFDYEIEYVCRPEREIVGPKVRKCQRDGTWTAMGHPSRCLRTCPKAQLSLENGQVTARAMERVPVEGTWAEFSCQPGFRLLGAARSNCTKSGRWSSPKPLCEPHRPPS